Proteins from a genomic interval of Streptomyces fodineus:
- a CDS encoding 3-hydroxybutyryl-CoA dehydrogenase has protein sequence MTGFPSGDIARVGVVGCGQMGAGIAEVCARAGLDVRVAETTGDALEIGRTRLLNSLARAAERGKITEEERDATQARLSFTTDLGEFADRDLVIEAVVESEAVKTEIFQVLDQVVTRPDAILASNTSSIPLVKLAVATSRPDHVVGIHFFNPAPVQQLVELIPALTTSEGTLGRAQVFAEKMLGKHAIRAQDRSGFVVNALLVPYLLSAIRMFESGIASREDIDNGMEMGCAHPMGPLKLSDLIGLDTIVSIANSMYAEYKEPLYAAPPLLQRMVEAGRLGRKTGSGFYTYG, from the coding sequence GTGACAGGCTTCCCATCGGGAGATATTGCGCGCGTCGGAGTCGTGGGCTGCGGCCAGATGGGCGCGGGCATCGCCGAGGTGTGCGCCCGCGCGGGACTGGACGTGAGGGTCGCCGAGACCACCGGCGACGCCTTGGAGATCGGCCGTACCCGGCTGCTCAACTCCCTGGCCAGGGCCGCCGAGCGCGGGAAGATCACCGAGGAGGAGCGGGACGCCACGCAGGCGCGGCTGAGCTTCACCACGGACCTCGGCGAGTTCGCCGACCGCGACCTGGTGATCGAGGCCGTCGTGGAGAGCGAGGCGGTGAAGACGGAGATCTTCCAGGTGCTCGACCAGGTGGTGACCCGCCCGGACGCGATCCTCGCCTCCAACACCTCCTCGATCCCGCTGGTGAAGCTGGCGGTCGCCACCTCCCGCCCGGACCACGTGGTCGGCATCCACTTCTTCAACCCCGCCCCGGTGCAGCAGCTGGTCGAGCTGATCCCGGCGCTCACCACCTCCGAGGGCACCCTCGGCCGCGCCCAGGTGTTCGCCGAGAAGATGCTCGGCAAGCACGCCATCCGCGCCCAGGACCGCTCCGGCTTCGTGGTGAACGCGCTGCTCGTGCCCTATCTGCTCTCCGCGATCCGGATGTTCGAGTCGGGCATCGCGAGCCGCGAGGACATCGACAACGGCATGGAGATGGGCTGCGCCCACCCGATGGGCCCGCTGAAGCTGTCCGACCTGATCGGCCTGGACACCATCGTCTCCATCGCCAACTCCATGTACGCCGAGTACAAGGAGCCGCTGTACGCCGCTCCCCCGCTGCTGCAGCGCATGGTCGAGGCGGGCCGGCTGGGCCGGAAGACCGGCTCCGGCTTCTATACCTACGGCTGA
- a CDS encoding NUDIX hydrolase — translation MQWTKQSEQTVYENRWFSVNLADVELPDGRHLDHFLIRLRPVAVATVVNEANEVLLLWRHRFITDSWGWELAAGVVEDGEDIASAAARELEEETGWRPGPLHHLMSVEPSNGLTDARHHIYWSDRGEYLGHPVDDFESDRREWVPLKLVPDLIARGEVPAANMAAALLLLHHLRLAEG, via the coding sequence GTGCAGTGGACGAAACAGAGCGAACAAACTGTGTATGAAAACCGCTGGTTCAGCGTCAATCTCGCTGATGTCGAGCTGCCGGACGGCCGGCACCTCGACCACTTCCTCATCCGGCTGCGGCCCGTGGCCGTGGCCACCGTGGTCAACGAGGCGAACGAGGTGCTGCTGCTGTGGCGGCACCGGTTCATCACCGACAGCTGGGGGTGGGAACTGGCCGCGGGCGTCGTCGAGGACGGCGAGGACATAGCGAGCGCGGCCGCCAGGGAACTGGAGGAGGAGACCGGCTGGCGGCCGGGGCCCCTGCACCACCTCATGAGCGTGGAGCCGTCCAACGGCCTCACCGACGCCCGGCACCACATCTACTGGTCCGACCGGGGCGAGTACCTCGGGCATCCCGTGGACGACTTCGAGTCGGACCGCCGGGAATGGGTCCCGCTCAAACTCGTTCCCGACCTGATCGCCCGTGGGGAGGTCCCGGCCGCCAACATGGCGGCCGCGTTACTCCTGCTGCACCACCTCAGGCTCGCCGAAGGCTAG